One Streptomyces drozdowiczii DNA segment encodes these proteins:
- a CDS encoding TIM-barrel domain-containing protein, translated as MTVTGTAGPAAAGGPHSHRVPTVTSGDARFQVLSPTLIRTEYAGDGAFTDEATFNAIGRGSFAPAAYTAKTADGWLTLRTSAVTLRYKVGSGPFDASNLSVRLNAGDSPVTASPWHRITCAPGALCEAENLRAGGVSVASDHDGYTGSGFAAGFESTGASLSSDIDVKAAGSYRFAVRYANARGGDGKSEPRTLTLSVDGGDEQRVTLPPTADWDTWDTVYTDVRLGAGHHSVGLTRGAADSGSVNVDSVALLGGGEAFPPVSSTAIADCRFGVSCEAEAGRVIGSAAAATDHTGFAGTGFVAELNRGSSLTTHVVEVPAAGTYSLRVRYANGPGGDGRHETRTAAVSAGGATGTLSFPATDDWDTWSTATLPVHLEAGANDVTLACPDAGSCHVNADTVSVAATGDPAPQPHLALGGYRRGLDGVTGDGAAPVTTPGLLNQDGWYLLDDTPSALYDSATRKVTQRSGHGGAPYQDGYLFGYGHDYKQGLGDLATLTGPPALLPSWAYGVWYSEYIDRTDADYRNTILPKFRSEGVPLDVLVTDTDYKAVNAWSGWEIDTAKFPDPKGFFDWSESQGLHNTLNVHPSILAADPQFAQAQKTAKGKLEKGSCGGGAGPDCYVFDFGDPDQLQAYMDLHRTMDEQGNDFWWLDWCCDSAQSSLPGVTPDAWINQQYADTTGRHLDRPFVLSRAYGSLQAAGYSGQQSVPTGPWADKRTTVHFTGDTSSTWGTLKFEVGYTPAESAATGMANVTHDIGGHNDTTGLKGSETYTDGGGTHTTTKLPDDLYARWVQFGTFQPVDRLHSNHSDRLPWQYGPEASASASKFLNLREKLLPYTYTLAEEANRTGVPIVRPMYLEYPEERQAYETAGSEYFYGSDMLVAPVTTPGASAKTSVWFPPGRWTDYFTGRTYEGGTTQDVTTTLDTMPVFVRAGAVVPSRTHDVAHDGASGADDLTLTIAPGGSGSFSLYEDDGGAAGKARSATTKISYQESGGRHTVSIAPAKGSFRGQPKARTWTLSVKADHAPRQVTASGAHLPAQAYKWNAASRTLDITLPRRNVHAPVTVTYW; from the coding sequence ATGACGGTGACGGGCACTGCGGGTCCGGCGGCGGCCGGCGGTCCGCACAGCCACCGCGTCCCGACGGTCACCTCGGGCGACGCCCGGTTCCAGGTCCTGTCGCCCACACTGATCCGGACCGAGTACGCGGGTGACGGGGCGTTCACCGACGAGGCGACGTTCAACGCCATCGGCCGCGGCTCGTTCGCCCCGGCGGCGTACACCGCGAAGACGGCGGACGGCTGGCTCACCCTCAGGACGAGCGCGGTGACGCTGCGGTACAAGGTCGGTTCCGGGCCGTTCGACGCGAGCAACCTGTCGGTCCGGCTCAACGCCGGCGACTCCCCCGTGACCGCCAGCCCCTGGCACCGCATCACCTGCGCGCCCGGTGCGCTGTGCGAGGCGGAGAACCTGCGGGCCGGCGGGGTCTCCGTGGCGTCCGACCACGACGGCTACACCGGGTCCGGGTTCGCCGCCGGCTTCGAGAGCACCGGCGCTTCCCTGTCCTCTGACATCGATGTCAAGGCGGCGGGCTCCTATCGGTTCGCCGTGCGGTACGCCAATGCGCGCGGCGGCGACGGCAAGAGCGAGCCGCGCACCCTCACCCTGTCGGTGGACGGCGGGGACGAGCAGCGGGTGACGCTGCCGCCGACGGCGGACTGGGACACCTGGGACACCGTCTACACCGATGTCCGGCTGGGTGCCGGGCACCACTCGGTCGGCCTGACCCGGGGCGCCGCGGACTCCGGCAGCGTGAACGTGGACAGCGTGGCGCTGCTGGGCGGGGGCGAGGCGTTCCCGCCGGTGTCCAGTACGGCGATCGCCGACTGCCGGTTCGGGGTCAGCTGTGAGGCGGAGGCCGGGCGCGTCATCGGTTCGGCGGCCGCCGCCACCGATCACACGGGCTTCGCCGGGACCGGCTTCGTCGCGGAACTCAACCGGGGTTCCTCGCTGACCACGCATGTGGTGGAGGTCCCCGCGGCCGGCACGTACAGCCTGCGCGTCCGCTACGCCAACGGCCCGGGTGGCGACGGCCGGCACGAGACGCGCACCGCCGCCGTGTCGGCGGGCGGCGCCACCGGCACCCTGTCGTTCCCCGCGACGGACGACTGGGACACCTGGTCCACGGCCACCCTGCCCGTCCACCTGGAGGCGGGCGCCAACGACGTGACGCTCGCCTGCCCGGACGCGGGGAGCTGCCATGTGAACGCGGACACCGTGTCCGTCGCCGCGACCGGCGATCCGGCCCCGCAGCCGCACCTGGCCCTCGGCGGCTACCGGCGCGGCCTCGACGGCGTCACCGGCGACGGCGCGGCCCCCGTCACCACGCCCGGCCTGCTCAACCAGGACGGCTGGTACCTCCTGGACGACACCCCGTCCGCGCTCTACGACTCCGCCACCCGCAAGGTCACCCAGCGCTCCGGGCACGGCGGCGCCCCGTACCAGGACGGCTACCTCTTCGGCTACGGCCACGACTACAAACAGGGCCTCGGCGACCTGGCGACCCTCACCGGGCCGCCCGCGCTGCTGCCCTCCTGGGCGTACGGGGTCTGGTACTCGGAGTACATCGACCGCACGGACGCGGACTACCGCAACACGATCCTGCCGAAGTTCCGTTCCGAGGGCGTGCCGCTGGACGTGCTGGTGACGGACACCGACTACAAGGCCGTCAACGCGTGGAGCGGCTGGGAGATCGACACCGCCAAGTTCCCCGATCCGAAGGGGTTCTTCGACTGGTCGGAGTCCCAGGGCCTGCACAACACGCTCAACGTGCACCCCAGCATCCTCGCCGCCGACCCGCAGTTCGCCCAGGCGCAGAAGACCGCCAAGGGCAAGCTGGAGAAGGGGAGTTGCGGCGGTGGCGCAGGGCCCGACTGCTACGTCTTCGACTTCGGCGACCCCGATCAGTTGCAGGCGTACATGGATCTGCACCGGACCATGGACGAGCAGGGCAACGACTTCTGGTGGCTGGACTGGTGCTGCGACTCGGCCCAGTCGTCGCTGCCCGGTGTGACCCCGGACGCGTGGATCAACCAGCAGTACGCGGACACCACCGGCCGGCACCTCGACCGGCCGTTCGTCCTCTCGCGCGCCTACGGTTCGCTCCAGGCCGCCGGATACAGCGGCCAGCAGTCGGTGCCCACCGGCCCGTGGGCCGACAAGCGCACCACGGTCCACTTCACCGGTGACACGTCGTCCACCTGGGGCACGCTGAAGTTCGAGGTGGGGTACACCCCGGCCGAGTCGGCGGCGACCGGGATGGCCAACGTCACGCACGACATCGGCGGCCACAACGACACGACGGGCCTGAAGGGCTCGGAGACGTACACCGACGGCGGCGGCACGCACACGACGACGAAGCTGCCCGACGACCTGTACGCGCGCTGGGTGCAGTTCGGCACCTTCCAGCCCGTGGACCGGCTGCACAGCAACCACAGCGACCGGCTGCCCTGGCAGTACGGCCCCGAGGCGTCGGCGTCCGCGAGCAAGTTCCTCAACCTCCGGGAGAAGCTGCTGCCCTACACCTACACGCTCGCCGAGGAGGCCAACCGGACCGGTGTGCCGATCGTCCGGCCGATGTATCTGGAGTACCCGGAGGAGCGGCAGGCGTACGAGACGGCCGGCAGCGAGTACTTCTACGGCTCCGACATGCTGGTCGCCCCGGTCACCACGCCCGGCGCCTCCGCGAAGACGTCGGTGTGGTTCCCGCCGGGGCGGTGGACGGACTACTTCACCGGCAGGACGTACGAGGGCGGCACCACGCAGGACGTCACGACGACGCTGGACACCATGCCGGTGTTCGTCAGGGCGGGCGCGGTCGTCCCGAGCCGCACGCATGACGTCGCCCACGACGGGGCGTCCGGCGCGGACGACCTCACGCTCACGATCGCCCCGGGCGGTTCCGGTTCGTTCAGCCTGTACGAGGACGACGGGGGCGCCGCGGGCAAGGCCCGGAGCGCCACCACGAAGATCTCCTACCAGGAGTCCGGCGGACGCCACACGGTGTCCATCGCCCCGGCGAAGGGGTCCTTCCGGGGCCAGCCGAAGGCCCGCACCTGGACCCTGTCGGTCAAGGCGGACCACGCGCCCCGGCAGGTCACCGCGAGCGGGGCCCACCTGCCCGCTCAGGCGTACAAGTGGAACGCGGCCTCCAGGACCCTGGACATCACCCTGCCGCGGCGCAACGTCCACGCGCCGGTCACCGTCACGTACTGGTAG